In Pseudomonas lalkuanensis, the following are encoded in one genomic region:
- a CDS encoding DUF4345 domain-containing protein, producing MLFTRLLLGLQALILAVFGLAYFIRPEEMASFSGMLLMDPSAVTDVRAWYGCLPLGIAAFLLLSQLRLQLARAALDLLVLVYVALALGRVSGLWLDGSLGQTFNLYALLFEVVSAGLAFAALRRLDG from the coding sequence ATGCTCTTCACCCGCCTCCTGCTTGGCCTGCAGGCGCTGATCCTGGCCGTCTTCGGCCTGGCCTACTTCATTCGCCCGGAAGAAATGGCCAGCTTCAGCGGCATGCTGCTGATGGACCCCTCCGCGGTCACCGATGTGCGTGCCTGGTACGGCTGCCTGCCGCTCGGCATCGCCGCATTCCTCCTCCTATCGCAGCTGCGCCTGCAACTGGCGCGCGCCGCGCTGGACCTGCTGGTGCTGGTCTACGTCGCCCTCGCCCTGGGGCGGGTCAGTGGGCTCTGGCTGGACGGCAGCCTGGGGCAGACTTTCAACCTCTATGCGCTGCTGTTCGAGGTGGTATCGGCGGGCCTCGCCTTCGCTGCTCTGCGCAGGCTGGATGGCTGA
- the trmA gene encoding tRNA (uridine(54)-C5)-methyltransferase TrmA, which produces MSRPQFDPAAYAAQLTEKTQRLKALLAPFDAPEPEVFESPREHYRLRAEFRLWRETGNENRHYAMFEAGDKFTPVLIEDFPIASRRINELMPRLKAGWQASQVLSFKLFQVEFLTTLAGDALITLCYHRPLDEAWQAEAEKLAADLGVSLVGRSKGKRIVIGRDYVEEELTVAGRVFRYRQPEGAFTQPNGEVNQKMLGWAFDVLGERQDDLLELYCGNGNFTLPLATRARKVLATEISKTSVNAALANLADNAVDNVTLVRLSAEELTEALNEVRPFRRLAGIDLKGYAFGSVFVDPPRAGMDPDTCELTRRFDRILYISCNPETLAANIQQLSDTHKVVRCALFDQFPYTHHMESGVLLERR; this is translated from the coding sequence ATGAGTCGTCCCCAGTTCGACCCGGCGGCCTACGCCGCCCAGCTCACCGAGAAGACGCAGCGCCTGAAGGCGCTGCTGGCGCCCTTCGACGCCCCGGAACCGGAAGTCTTCGAGTCCCCCCGCGAGCATTACCGTCTGCGTGCCGAGTTCCGCCTGTGGCGCGAGACCGGCAATGAGAACCGCCACTACGCGATGTTCGAGGCCGGCGACAAGTTCACCCCGGTACTGATCGAGGACTTCCCTATCGCCAGCCGCCGTATCAATGAACTGATGCCGCGTCTCAAGGCGGGTTGGCAGGCAAGCCAGGTGCTGTCGTTCAAGCTGTTCCAGGTGGAGTTCCTCACCACCCTGGCCGGCGATGCGCTGATCACCCTCTGCTACCACCGTCCGCTGGACGAGGCCTGGCAGGCCGAAGCCGAAAAGCTCGCCGCGGACCTCGGCGTGAGCCTGGTGGGCCGCTCCAAGGGCAAGCGCATCGTCATCGGCCGCGACTATGTCGAGGAAGAACTGACCGTCGCCGGCCGCGTGTTCCGTTATCGCCAGCCGGAAGGCGCCTTCACCCAGCCCAACGGCGAGGTGAACCAGAAGATGCTGGGCTGGGCCTTCGATGTGCTGGGCGAACGCCAGGACGACCTGCTGGAGCTGTACTGCGGCAACGGCAACTTCACCCTGCCGCTGGCCACCCGCGCGCGCAAGGTGCTGGCCACCGAGATCAGCAAGACCTCGGTGAACGCCGCCCTGGCCAACCTGGCCGACAACGCTGTGGATAACGTCACCCTGGTGCGCCTGTCCGCCGAGGAGCTGACCGAGGCGCTGAACGAGGTCCGCCCGTTCCGCCGCCTGGCCGGCATCGACCTCAAGGGCTACGCGTTCGGCAGCGTCTTCGTCGATCCGCCCCGCGCCGGCATGGACCCGGACACCTGCGAACTGACCCGCCGCTTCGACCGCATCCTCTACATCTCCTGCAACCCGGAGACCCTGGCGGCGAACATCCAGCAGCTCAGCGACACCCACAAAGTGGTGCGCTGCGCCCTGTTCGACCAGTTCCCCTACACGCACCACATGGAATCGGGCGTGCTGCTGGAGCGGCGCTGA
- a CDS encoding aryl-sulfate sulfotransferase translates to METLGKAALQLAEGGQKQDGTAANERLEGDLPFGDTRGVGTGRRWAHVHAIDYDASDGSIIGSARHQGVVKIGRNTQVKWILASPQGSPSDGADGVPRACETHQFCSMVFAPLYPSCIQD, encoded by the coding sequence CTGGAAACCCTCGGCAAGGCCGCGCTCCAGCTCGCGGAAGGCGGGCAGAAACAGGACGGCACCGCTGCCAACGAACGGCTCGAAGGCGACCTGCCTTTCGGCGATACCCGCGGCGTCGGCACCGGCCGCCGTTGGGCCCACGTCCACGCCATCGACTACGACGCCAGCGACGGCAGCATCATCGGTTCCGCCCGCCACCAGGGCGTGGTGAAGATCGGTCGCAACACGCAGGTGAAGTGGATTCTCGCCTCGCCCCAGGGCTCTCCGTCGGATGGGGCGGACGGCGTTCCGCGAGCTTGCGAAACCCATCAATTCTGCAGCATGGTTTTCGCTCCGCTCTACCCATCCTGCATTCAGGATTGA